A genomic segment from Janibacter sp. DB-40 encodes:
- a CDS encoding WhiB family transcriptional regulator, whose amino-acid sequence MTERPRQQAPCQSEEPELWFAETPAGVEYAKELCGDCPFRTMCLEGALERREPWGVWGGELFDSGRVIPRKRPRGRPRKHPIPA is encoded by the coding sequence ATGACCGAACGACCGAGACAACAGGCCCCGTGCCAGTCGGAGGAGCCCGAGCTCTGGTTCGCCGAGACGCCCGCCGGCGTCGAGTACGCCAAGGAGCTCTGCGGCGACTGCCCCTTCCGCACCATGTGCCTCGAAGGCGCCCTCGAGCGTCGCGAGCCGTGGGGTGTCTGGGGTGGCGAGCTCTTCGACTCCGGCCGGGTCATCCCCCGCAAGCGGCCCCGCGGCCGTCCCCGCAAGCACCCGATCCCCGCCTGA
- a CDS encoding putative hydro-lyase, whose amino-acid sequence MSRTPEMLMPHEARARFREGLRTPTSGWSAGWTQANLIAVPRDLAYDVLLFAQRNPAACPVLDVTEPGEVSCGIFDGDLRTDLPGYRVYEHGRHLADRADVADVWREDLVAFLIGCSFTFEAALVEAGVPLRHMDNGTNVAMYRTNRECRPAGSLHGPLVVSMRPVPASLVATAVRVTSRYPAVHGAPVHVGDPAALGITDLSRPDFGDPVEVRDGELPVFWACGVTPQAAIMASAPPFAIGHAPGMMAITDARDSGLVIP is encoded by the coding sequence ATGAGCAGGACCCCCGAGATGCTGATGCCGCACGAGGCACGTGCCCGGTTCCGCGAGGGACTGCGGACCCCCACGTCCGGGTGGAGCGCCGGTTGGACGCAGGCGAACCTCATCGCCGTCCCGCGCGACCTGGCCTACGACGTGCTCCTCTTCGCCCAGCGCAACCCCGCCGCCTGCCCGGTCCTCGACGTCACCGAGCCGGGCGAGGTCTCCTGCGGGATCTTCGACGGGGACCTGCGCACCGACCTGCCCGGGTACCGCGTCTACGAGCACGGCCGGCACCTCGCCGACCGGGCCGACGTCGCGGACGTGTGGCGCGAGGACCTCGTGGCTTTCCTGATCGGGTGCAGCTTCACCTTCGAGGCGGCCCTGGTCGAGGCGGGAGTCCCGTTGCGGCACATGGACAACGGCACCAATGTCGCGATGTACCGGACCAACCGGGAGTGCCGCCCGGCCGGGTCCCTCCACGGGCCGCTCGTGGTGTCGATGCGTCCGGTGCCCGCCTCCCTCGTCGCGACGGCGGTGCGGGTCACCTCCCGGTACCCGGCGGTGCACGGCGCCCCCGTGCACGTGGGCGACCCTGCGGCACTGGGGATCACGGACCTCTCGCGCCCGGACTTCGGCGACCCGGTCGAGGTCCGCGACGGGGAGCTGCCCGTCTTCTGGGCCTGCGGCGTCACCCCGCAGGCGGCGATCATGGCCTCCGCTCCCCCCTTCGCCATCGGCCACGCGCCCGGGATGATGGCGATCACCGATGCCCGCGACTCCGGTCTGGTCATCCCCTGA
- a CDS encoding biotin-dependent carboxyltransferase family protein, translated as MSRLEILATGALATIQDEGRPGLAGLGVGVSGAADLRSLRLANRLLGNEPGAAAIEVTFGGLALRARADVDIALTGAPAPVTVDGVPVGLNAPVHVPAGGEVRLSPPSRGVRTYLAVRGGIDVPADLGSRASDIMSGIGPPVLAPGTVLGVGSRALEWPGVDVAAVRTPIGDDLDLRVVPGPRHEWFVDDALEMLCSAPYAVSAESNRVGMRLTGPVLERSREEELPSEGVVRGSLQVPPTGQPTLFLADHPVTGGYPVIGFLLSADVDLAAQARPGQHLRLRLTEVGQP; from the coding sequence ATGAGCCGGCTGGAGATCCTCGCCACCGGAGCCCTCGCCACCATCCAGGACGAAGGGAGGCCCGGCCTCGCCGGGCTCGGCGTCGGCGTGAGCGGCGCGGCCGACCTGCGCAGCCTGCGGCTGGCCAACCGACTCCTCGGCAACGAGCCGGGCGCCGCCGCGATCGAGGTGACCTTCGGCGGGCTCGCCCTGCGTGCCCGCGCCGACGTCGACATCGCCCTCACGGGGGCCCCGGCCCCGGTGACGGTCGACGGCGTGCCCGTCGGGCTCAACGCCCCCGTGCACGTCCCGGCCGGCGGCGAGGTGCGGCTGTCGCCCCCTTCGCGCGGCGTGCGGACCTACCTCGCCGTGCGCGGTGGGATCGACGTGCCGGCCGACCTCGGCTCCCGGGCGAGCGACATCATGTCCGGCATCGGCCCGCCCGTCCTCGCGCCCGGCACCGTGCTGGGGGTCGGGTCCCGGGCGCTCGAGTGGCCCGGGGTCGACGTGGCCGCGGTGCGCACGCCGATCGGCGACGACCTCGACCTGCGCGTCGTGCCCGGCCCCCGCCACGAGTGGTTCGTCGACGACGCGCTCGAGATGCTCTGCTCCGCCCCCTACGCGGTCAGCGCCGAGAGCAACCGGGTCGGCATGCGACTGACCGGACCGGTGCTCGAGCGCTCCCGTGAGGAGGAGCTGCCGAGCGAGGGCGTCGTCCGCGGGTCGCTGCAGGTGCCGCCGACCGGTCAACCGACGCTCTTCCTCGCCGACCATCCGGTGACCGGCGGCTACCCCGTCATCGGTTTCCTGCTCTCCGCGGATGTCGACCTCGCCGCGCAGGCCCGACCCGGGCAGCACCTGAGACTTCGACTGACGGAGGTGGGACAGCCATGA
- a CDS encoding allophanate hydrolase subunit 1, with translation MRLLPCGDVGLLVELADLDEVLAMYAELDRARPEGVVDMVPAARTLLLTLDPAVATPAAVAEVVRGVTPSPGARPDAGEIEVPVTYDGPDLGEVASLTGMSEREVIAAHTDQEWTVAFCGFAPGFGYMTRSDERLAVPRRSDPRTKVPPGSVALAGGFSSVYPRESPGGWQLIGRTDLVAWDLDRDPPALFSPGVRVRFVEAR, from the coding sequence GTGAGACTCCTCCCCTGCGGCGACGTCGGCCTGCTCGTGGAGCTGGCCGACCTCGACGAGGTGCTCGCAATGTACGCCGAGCTCGACCGGGCCCGACCCGAGGGCGTCGTCGACATGGTCCCGGCGGCCCGCACCCTGCTCCTGACGCTCGACCCCGCCGTCGCCACCCCCGCGGCGGTGGCGGAGGTCGTGCGCGGTGTCACCCCGAGCCCCGGCGCCCGTCCGGACGCGGGGGAGATCGAGGTACCGGTGACCTACGACGGTCCGGACCTGGGCGAGGTCGCCTCGCTCACCGGGATGAGCGAGCGCGAGGTCATCGCCGCCCACACCGACCAGGAGTGGACGGTGGCCTTCTGCGGCTTCGCCCCCGGCTTCGGCTACATGACCCGCTCCGACGAGCGGCTCGCCGTCCCGCGCCGCAGCGACCCGCGCACCAAGGTCCCGCCGGGGTCCGTGGCGCTCGCCGGAGGGTTCAGCAGCGTCTACCCCCGCGAGTCCCCCGGTGGCTGGCAGCTGATCGGCCGCACGGACCTCGTCGCGTGGGACCTCGACCGCGACCCGCCCGCCCTCTTCTCCCCGGGCGTCCGGGTGCGATTCGTGGAGGCCCGATGA
- a CDS encoding 5-oxoprolinase subunit PxpA → MTLQIDLNADLGEGFGQWTLGDDDALLDVVTSVNVACGFHAGDPSVLRRVCDMAAERGVSIGAQVGYRDLAGFGRRFIDMDPDELTQDVLYQIGALEAFARVAGTRVRYIKPHGALYNAIVHHEEQASAVVTAVTQYDASLPVLGLPGSAWLRQAEEAGLRTVKEAFADRNYTPEGTLVSRREPNAVLHDPELIAQRCVDIATTGRIRAIDGTEVAAPAASLCVHGDTEGAVDVARRVRLALDEGDISIRPFAEEGPPR, encoded by the coding sequence ATGACCCTGCAGATCGATCTCAACGCCGACCTCGGCGAGGGCTTCGGCCAGTGGACGCTGGGCGACGACGACGCCCTGCTCGACGTGGTCACCAGCGTCAACGTCGCGTGCGGCTTCCACGCCGGTGACCCCAGCGTCCTGCGCCGCGTCTGCGACATGGCCGCAGAGCGCGGGGTGTCCATCGGCGCCCAGGTCGGCTACCGCGACCTGGCCGGCTTCGGTCGGCGCTTCATCGACATGGACCCCGACGAGCTGACCCAGGACGTGCTCTACCAGATCGGTGCGCTCGAGGCCTTCGCCCGGGTCGCCGGGACGCGCGTGCGCTACATCAAGCCCCACGGCGCGCTGTACAACGCGATCGTCCACCACGAGGAGCAGGCGTCCGCGGTCGTCACCGCGGTCACGCAGTACGACGCGTCCCTGCCCGTCCTCGGGCTCCCTGGCTCGGCGTGGCTGCGGCAGGCCGAGGAGGCGGGTCTGCGCACCGTCAAGGAGGCCTTCGCCGACCGCAACTACACGCCCGAGGGAACGCTGGTCTCCCGCCGCGAGCCCAATGCGGTGCTCCACGACCCGGAGCTCATCGCGCAGCGCTGCGTCGACATCGCCACGACCGGCCGCATCAGGGCCATCGACGGGACCGAGGTGGCCGCCCCCGCGGCGTCGCTGTGCGTCCACGGCGACACCGAGGGCGCGGTCGACGTCGCCCGACGGGTGCGTCTGGCGCTCGACGAGGGCGACATCAGCATCCGGCCCTTCGCCGAGGAGGGGCCGCCACGGTGA